The following is a genomic window from Neodiprion pinetum isolate iyNeoPine1 chromosome 3, iyNeoPine1.2, whole genome shotgun sequence.
tacttttttttaaacacatctggtaaaagtgttttattatttgtttaggcaggtattttttttggatttaaaTCGTACATACGACGCATACGCCTTTTCAATTCCTGGGGAAATTTCTCGTAGCATTTCTTGCAAGCGGGTTTTAAGTCAAATGCGAAGAATTTTGTCTTTTGGTTCATCTTTTGGTCACAAAATGCGCAAGCAAAATGATGTACGCACCATGCTTTGTTTAATGCCGTAAAAACATCTCCAGCAATTACTTGGTTGCAAACAAAACATAGGTTTCCAAAGAGCTGGTGATAATGAGTCTCACAGTAAGCAAGGCCCTTTTTCTCGTAGTGACGATGACCTAAAAATGGCTTCTCGCACTTTGCACAAACAAAGTGTTCTACGTGCCAATGTTTTCCCAAGGCAGTGACAACTCTTTCTTCTATCGGACGCCGGCAAGCTCCGCAGATCGGTATTCCGATTTTGTCGTGGCATCTCAGACAATACAGttcattcatttcattagCCGCAAATCCAGGCCCGGACCTAACTTCTCTGGCATCAGCATTCAACTCAATCCCGCAAGCCGTGCAGTTGAAATGGTAGGGATGATATACTTCACCACGGAAACGCAGCGGCTTGTCGTCGATTATTCCATGGCATTGATGGCAGATATGCTTTCCAAGAGCCCCAGCTTTTATTCGAGCGTTACAGGTATGACACAATGCTCTTCCTTGGCATTTCATGAAACCAGTCTCTGCTAGTTCACCGCTACACTCCTCACAACGGAAGCAGCCAGGATGCCAGTTCATTCATGGCTTTGATTACTCGTCCAATGACAAATTCACCACACTTGCCACAGCAAGGGGCGAATAGAACATGAAAATCATGTTCGCAATACTTTCTTCCTTCAAACTCGTAGAAAATACCCTCGGGAAAAGGCCGAAAGCACTGTGCACAAACAAAACATTGCGGATGCGACAATTCTCCGCGAGAATTGACAATCTTCTCGTGCGGCTCGAATCCCTCGCGACAGCGGGAGCAGAACATGTCATCCAGAGACATCCCTGTGACTTTGCCACTCGGTGTAATAATTAATGCTGATTAAGCACAGCTGACTAACGGGCTTCAATATAATCATCATGTGAGTAATGCAATAGAATTGAGTTACATCACACAGCAGAAAAGTATATTCGGCGTCAAACAGTAAAATTGTCAAGCGTATCGAAGGTTAAAAAAACgtcacattattttttatatctctGAGCGGAAATCAAGTTGTTTCTGTTTAATTCTAAAATATGTTTGTATAGTTGACATGTTATTATTCTCTCTGTGACATTTGAGTGGATTTTGAGTGAAAAgaagtatacaaaaaaaatgcaatgatCTCCTCTGACGAGAGCATCACGCGCGGAGCGACGAGCTGCCGGACGCGTTTCGTCGTGCCAGCGCTCTCCTGAACCGGCGTTTCCTCCTGTTTCTCGTCGTTCGGAAGCTGAGGTTCAGGCCCAGCCCCAACTAGCTCTCTTGGCAGAGCTCATCCAGGGAAACCAAGATTTACTGATGCGTCAGAttcagcagcaacaacaacatcaacaacagcaacaacaacatcaacaactgctacaacagcagcaacaagaacagcagAATCTTCTGCTCGAACTCCTCCCGCAACAGCGtcaacaacaagaaatcgTGTCCCAGGCGCTGATCGGGATCCTGCAAGGTGTGCAAAAGCTTCAGGAGCGGCCGCAGGAATTTCCAATACGCCCAGTTCCGTCCCCAGGTAGAAGAACTTTTCTTCCTTCAGTTCCGGTCCCAGCACGGAGGGcctccattcattcaattccgaATCAATCAAGGTTTGACGCTATTTACGGGGGAGGCGAAATTCCCCCTGTTGCTAAAAACTTTCCACCTGCTCATGTCTCGCGACAAGCTCAGGTTAGCTCGTTTTCGCGATTCCAGGATGTTccgtcacgtgatatttcAAAAGTAGTTGAGCCTCCTGTCGCGTCGTCTCATCCTAGCGTAGATATTCCGTCAGAGTTCTtggcctttttaaaatcgcgcggAACTGTCAATGTTCTCCCTCCGCAGACTCAGAGCTCGTTCGTACTCAATCAGGTCTCTGTACCTCCCGCGAGTATTGTACAGTTGCCCTCGAAACAACCGAATTTGAAGCCCGGTTCGTATGACGGTTCGTCTGCTTGGAGTCTATACGAACGTCAGTTCAACATGATTAATAAGGTTAATGGTTGGAATCCGTCCCAGAGAGCAGCTAATTTGACAGCGTCTTTGTCTGGTCCGGCCTTGGTAGTTCTTGGAtcgctttcagattcggattctgaaaatttcgacagcatttgtgcggctcttaaactccggtttggcgaagaacatctttccaaactttattttactcagtttgaaaatagacgTCAAGGGCCCAAGGAAGATTTAGCCTCTCTCGGAAATGACATCGAACGTCTCGCTCGATATTCCCTTACTGATTGTGCAGAAAAAGCTAGAGATCAGATAGCTCgggcgaaattcattaatgcgattcggaatccggagcttcggtatcatctgaggctcgcagctccaacttctctacaTGAAGCAATTATTAAGGGCTTAGAATTAGAAGCCATAAACGAGGCGGATTTAGGTTCGCGTCAACTTCATCGATTGAGCCAAACTGaaccttcagaaaattcttcgtcccgtccttcagtcaatcagcctagctcagattctcttccaggaaggaaaaatagtggtttctctcgttacAATAGATCAAACTCCAATCGGCCTGTCTCAGAGTGCCAGTTTTGTGGCGTAAGAGGACATAtcgcgaagaattgttttaaactcgACCGTCAGTTGAAGACTGCGGAAGATTCATGGCGCAAAAATGTCTCCAAGAGGGCTCCCTCTAATCCGGTTTGGGCAGCGCAACCTTCTGTTCctcagaattcgggaaactagctaccgatgtttcgaaagggcggatatcatcggtttcttccaagttccttAGCCCTATTGCTTCACAGTTCGTGGTTAGAGGCCTGCGTCGTACCGGCCTATATGCTAAAGGTTCCGTTAACGGACTAAGTTGTTTGTGGGTGATAGATACTGGAGCCGAAATTTCCGTTGTTCGTCCTGATATGATTTCGTCTCTTGCTTCAACTAATCCTTCTGTGTCTATTCGCACTGCTACCGGAGCAACTACCCCTGTCGTAGGTAAGATGGTCGTGCAGGTAACAGTAGCGGATTGTGTTCAATCCCCACATGAAGTTCTAGTAGCTGATATAGAAGATGAAGGCATTTTAggcgtagattttctttccgctcaCAACTGCGTCATTTCTACCGGGGATTCGACTCTCTGTTCTGGTTACCGTAAAATCAACCTCGAAACGTCTTGGTTTATTAACTCTTCTGAACAGAAAGAAACCCTCTCGTCTTTGCGCGTTTTAGAACATGTGTCGGACTGTTTAGTCGTTCCTTCTTATCTCACGGAACTCTTTACTAGGTCTTCTAAAGATTTAGATATCGCTCGGACTAACAGTCTCGTTTgcctttttaacgattttaaagagaCTTTTGCTAAAGACTCTGCCGACATCGGGAGATGTACCATAGCTAAGCATTCGATAGATGTAGGGAATAACGCTTCGATTAAACAGGCAGCTAGACGGCTTCCTCTAAACGGTCgcagggaagttgaaaaattagtagaggataTGAGAACAGCAGATGTTATTGAGCCGTCTTCTAGTCCGTGGGCTTCTCCCATTGTCTTggtcaataaaaaagatggttcCAAGAGGTTTTGTATAGATTATAGGAAGTTGAACGAGATCACCAAGAAAGATGCGTATCCGCTTCCTCAGATAGGGGATAcccttgatttaatttctggTGCCCGTTGGTTCTCTACGATTGATTCACAGAGTGGTTATTGGCAAGTTGAAATGAATCCGTTAGACAAAgcgaaaacagcttttgtcacAGGGTTAGGTGGACTTTGGCAATTTAAAGTTATGCCTTTTGGCCTTTGTAATGCACCAGCTACCTTCGAAAGAGCGATGGAATTCGGCCTTCAAGGTCTGACTGGCaagatttgtttagtttatctcGATGACATCATTGTGTTTGGTAAGACTTTTGATGAGGAATTGGAAGATCTTAAGCAGGTTTTTAGTCGTTTATTCCAAGCTGGTCTAAAAATGAGtcccaaaaaatgtcattttttcaaaaaggaagTATCTTTTCTCGGACACGTCGTTTCAGCGGAAGGTGTTAAGACAGATCCttctaaaatagaaaaggtcTTGAATTGGCCTCGTCCCGATTCAAAAGCAAAGGTTCAGAGTTTCTTAGGACTTTGTACTTATTACAGACGTTTCGTTAAGGGCTTTGCTTCTATAGCGAGACCCCTCCATGCTCTTACAGGAATTAAAGTTGTTTTTGATTGGACTTCCGAGTGCGAAGGAGCCTTTGTTctccttaaaaaattattaacttcgACACCGATATTAGCTTATCCCATCTCCGATTCTCAATTCATCGTGGATTCTGACGCTTCTCTCTGTGGTATAGGTGGggttttgtctcaaattcaggataaCCAAGAGCGCGTTATTAGTTATTTCAGTCGGGTCTTGTCTAAACCGGAACGCAATTATTGTGTTACCCGTAGGGAATTATTAGCGATGGTAAAATCTATTTGCCATTTCCATCATTATCTttatggaaggaaatttttgattcggacAGACAATGCTTCCTTAACTTGGCctctttcgttcaaatcaccTGAAGGCCAAGTAGCTCGATGGTTCGAGAGGTTAGGTCAATATGACTTCGAAATTAAACACCGTCCCGGAGTTCTGCATGGTAATGCTGATGCACTTTCTCGTCGTCCGTGCGGGGACGATTGCAAACAGTGCTCTCGTTTAAATAAACAGCTAGATCCCTCGCTTAACGTTCgtcaaatttctctcgttgaaaataaagaagactgGATCATCGCTCAGGGGAAAGATTCAGATCTCCTCCTAGTTCGGAATTGGAAATCCACAGGAGTCAGGCCTCAGTGGGAAGAAACATCTTCTATGAgtcagtctttgaaaatttactgggCGCAGTGGGACTCCTTGTTTCTCCTCGATCAGTTGCTTTATAGGAAATGGGAATCACCTGACTCCAGGTCGGAACGTTGGCAGCTTCTGGTTCCTAGAGAAAAGATagccgagattttgtcaaGCTTTCATGATTCACCTGTCGGTGGCCATTTCGCCTCTAATAAGACTTTAGGTAGGATCAGAGAAAGGTATTTTTGGGCTCACTGCCGAgctgacgttgaaaattggtgcagAACTTGCACGGTTTGTTTAGCCAAGAAGGGACCTCGTGAAAAAGGGaagagctctcttcaaatatataacgtaggagctccatttgaaagagtcGCAATGGACTGAGTGTTTCGGTTCTGCGCTTGAACGAAGTAGTGAGCGTTTGGTCGATCctccgttttttcttttttttttttttttttttttttttagttttccgAAGCAGTAATATTACATACTATACTTGACTTGAAAGTGTATTACAAAATcggtaatatttatttttcttatacatatatatatgttgttACAACGTGCAacataataatttgatttatAGAAAAGcaccattaaaaattttctaaggACTCCCACTAtaaagtgatgaaaatattcacagaTCAGcattataatgtatattgtGTGGATACTGTATATGTGTAAAATTTctgtttgtataattatttgtgtAGTATATTACGATGCATTAATAACTCGTCAGTCAAATGTAAGATAATTACTGCGAATTATGATAAGCGATACTTTTTCTATTCCTGAGCTAGGTGTAAGGCACGAACATTTGAGAATGCTTCAATATTAGATCGAAATGGTTGTTCATCCTCTAGGTGTACTTGGAAAAATCCGAATATCAGAATGCGAACAGTACATATCGAATAATCAGAAGATGCGCGTTAGTTGGCCaagtaatatttttccattacgTGATAAGTatttacttaaaaataaagtcagttatataaaatatttttgtagtCTGGGGGACAAATTTAATCAATGTTACGTTTTACTTTGATTACTTCTTCAAAGAATGATCTTTGTCTAATGTAATTTTAAACGGCAATTGCTAAgcacaataaatatatagacatacatgtacttttttttaaacacatctggtaaaagtgttttattatttgtttaggcaggtattttttttggatttaaaTCGTACATACGACGCATACGCCTTTTCAATTCCTGGGGAAATTTCTCGTAGCATTTCTTGCAAGCGGGTTTTAAGTCAAATGCGAAGAATTTTGTCTTTTGGTTCATCTTTTGGTCACAAAATGCGCAAGCAAAATGATGTACGCACCATGCTTTGTTTAATGCCGTAAAAACATCTCCAGCAATTACTTGGTTGCAAACAAAACATAGGTTTCCAAAGAGCTGGTGATAATGAGTCTCACAGTAAGCAAGGCCCTTTTTCTCGTAGTGACGATGACCTAAAAATGGCTTCTCGCACTTTGCACAAACAAAGTGTTCTACGTGCCAATGTTTTCCCAAGGCAGTGACAACTCTTTCTTCTATCGGACGCCGGCAAGCTCCGCAGATCGGTATTCCGATTTTGTCGTGGCATCTCAGACAATACAGttcattcatttcattagCCGCAAATCCAGGCCCGGACCTAACTTCTCTGGCATCAGCATTCAACTCAATCCCGCAAGCCGTGCAGTTGAAATGGTAGGGATGATATACTTCACCACGGAAACGCAGCGGCTTGTCGTCGATTATTCCATGGCATTGATGGCAGATATGCTTTCCAAGAGCCCCAGCTTTTATTCGAGCGTTACAGGTATGACACAATGCTCTTCCTTGGCATTTCATGAAACCAGTCTCTGCTAGTTCACCGCTACACTCCTCACAACGGAAGCAGCCAGGATGCCAGTTCATTCATGGCTTTGATTACTCGTCCAATGACAAATTCACCACACTTGCCACAGCAAGGGGCGAATAGAACATGAAAATCATGTTCGCAATACTTTCTTCCTTCAAACTCGTAGAAAATACCCTCGGGAAAAGGCCGAAAGCACTGTGCACAAACAAAACATTGCGGATGCGACAATTCTCCGCGAGAATTGACAATCTTCTCGTGCGGCTCGAATCCCTCGCGACAGCGGGAGCAGAACATGTCATCCAGAGACATCCCTGTGACTTTGCCACTCGGTGTAATAATTAATGCTGATTAAGCACAGCTGACTAACGGGCTTCAATATAATCATCATGTGAGTAATGCAATAGAATTGAGTTACATCACACAGCAGAAAAGTATATTCGGCGTCAAACAGTAAAATTGTCAAGCGTATCGAAGGTTAAAAAAACgtcacattattttttatatctctGAGCGGAAATCAAGTTGTTTCTGTTTAATTCTAAAATATGTTTGTATAGTTGACATGTTATTATTCTCTCTGTGACATTTGAGTGGATTTTGAGTGAAAAgaagtatacaaaaaaaatgcaatgatCTCCTCTGACGAGAGCATCACGCGCGGAGCGACGAGCTGCCGGACGCGTTTCGTCGTGCCAGCGCTCTCCTGAACCGGCGTTTCCTCCTGTTTCTCGTCGTTCGGAAGCTGAGGTTCAGGCCCAGCCCCAACTAGCTCTCTTGGCAGAGCTCATCCAGGGAAACCAAGATTTACTGATGCGTCAGAttcagcagcaacaacaacatcaacaacagcaacaacaacatcaacaactgctacaacagcagcaacaagaacagcagAATCTTCTGCTCGAACTCCTCCCGCAACAGCGtcaacaacaagaaatcgTGTCCCAGGCGCTGATCGGGATCCTGCAAGGTGTGCAAAAGCTTCAGGAGCGGCCGCAGGAATTCCCAATACGCCCAGTTCCGTCCCCAGGTAGAAGAACTTTTCTTCCTTCAGTTCCGGTCCCAGCACGGAGGGcctccattcattcaattccgaATCAATCAAGGTTTGACGCTATTTACGGGGGAGGCGAAATTCCCCCTGTTGCTAAAAACTTTCCACCTGCTCATGTCTCGCGACAAGCTCAGGTTAGCTCGTTTTCGCGATTCCAGGATGTTccgtcacgtgatatttcAAAAGTAGTTGAGCCTCCTGTCGCGTCGTCTCATCCTAGCGTAGATATTCCG
Proteins encoded in this region:
- the LOC124213731 gene encoding LOW QUALITY PROTEIN: LIM and senescent cell antigen-like-containing domain protein 1 (The sequence of the model RefSeq protein was modified relative to this genomic sequence to represent the inferred CDS: inserted 2 bases in 1 codon), with the protein product MSLDDMFCSRCREGFEPHEKIVNSRGELSHPQCFVCAQCFRPFPEGIFYEFEGRKYCEHDFHVLFAPCCGKCGEFVIGRVIKAMNXNWHPGCFRCEECSGELAETGFMKCQGRALCHTCNARIKAGALGKHICHQCHGIIDDKPLRFRGEVYHPYHFNCTACGIELNADAREVRSGPGFAANEMNELYCLRCHDKIGIPICGACRRPIEERVVTALGKHWHVEHFVCAKCEKPFLGHRHYEKKGLAYCETHYHQLFGNLCFVCNQVIAGDVFTALNKAWCVHHFACAFCDQKMNQKTKFFAFDLKPACKKCYEKFPQELKRRMRRMYDLNPKKIPA